In the Prochlorococcus marinus str. MIT 9312 genome, GTAGTTTTTTATCTAATCAGAAATTAGCTGTAATTGAATTTGGAGCTGGAGATGGAAGCTTTATGAGTGGATTAATTAAATATTTTTTAGAAAATAACAAGAATTTTCTGGAAGGAGTTTCTTTTTTAATTATTGAACCTAATAAAGGGATGGTAGAAAAACAAAAAAATAAATTGGAGGAATTTTTAAACTTAGGTATTGATATTTTATGGAAAGGTTTGGAAGAAGTAGAGGAAAATAATATAAATGGAATAGTTCTTGCCAATGAGGTTTTAGATGCTTTGCCAGTTGAGAGAATAACCTTCTCAAAAGGAAAATTACTTCGACAAGCAGTTTCTATAGACAAAAAATCTCATAATTTATTTTTTGATGAAATGCCAATTACAAATGAATTGGACAAAAGTATTGAACTTGCTAAAAGTGAGTTGGGAATCACTATCCCGCCTGAAGATGCTCTTGAAGGATGGACGACAGAATGGCATATAGATAACTCAAAATGGTTAAAAGCTATTTATGGAAAAATTAATAATGGTATTTTATTGATAATTGATTACGCTAAAGAAGCTAAAAAATACTACACCTCTAAGAATTCTGATGGGACGATAGTTTCTTATGAAAATCAAAAAATGACGAATAATGTCCTAGATTCTCCTGGAAATTGCGATTTAACATCTCATGTGTGCATAGAAACTTTAATTCATGATGCTGAGACTCTTGGATTTAATACTGTTGGAATAACTAAACAAGGAGAGGCTTTGTTGGCACTTGGATTGGCAGAGAGACTTTATGGGATTCAGAAAGAATTTAAGGAGGATTTATCAAATGCCCTTTTAAGAAGGGAGGCATTACTTAGACTCGTTGATCCTGTTTGTTTAGGTGATTTTAAGTGGTTTGTTTTTAAAAAGTTTAATGAGAAGAAAATGAATATAAATTCAACCTGTTTGCGTTAAGAAAAAAACTTTAAAAATAATGCATCTTCTACGTCATCATATATATCCACAACACCAATTTCTTTCGGTAATATAAACCTCATTTTGCCATTACGAACTTTTTTATCGCCCATAAGTATTGTTAGAACGTCTTCTTTATTTATTTTGGGGATCTCGGTAGGAAGATCGTAACTCTTCAAAAGATTCTTCTGTCTTTCTAATTCTTCTTTAGACCATAACCCTTTATCAATTGCTATTTCCCCTGCAATATTCATACCAATTGATATTGCCTCACCATGTAGAAATTTGCCGTATCCACATAAATTTTCAATAACGTGACCAAAAGAATGACCATAATTCAATATTGCTCTAACACCATTTTCATGTTCGTCTTGAGAAACAATATAAGACTTTGTTTTAATTGAACTATTAATTATTTTAATTAGATATTCATTCTTCAGATTAATAAGTTCATTCTTGTTTTTTTCAATTTCTAAGTATTCGAAAAGTTCTTTATCTCTTATTACTCCGTATTTTATTACTTCGGCCATACCTGCACTGAATTCTCTTTTGGGCAAACTTTTTAAAGTTTCTGGATCAATAAAAACTGCTTTAGGTTGATTGAAAGCTCCAATTAAATTTTTACCTTTAGGATGATTTACTCCTGTTTTCCCTCCCACAGATGAATCAACCATCGATAATAAAGTTGTTGGAATCTGAATATATTCGATACCTCTCAGCCAAGTCGCAGCTGCAAAACCACTTACATCTCCAACAATTCCTCCTCCAAGGGCAATAATTATTGAATTTCTATCTAAACCAAATTCAAATGCAACGTCATATATTTCACTTAAGGTTTTTAAGTTTTTATATGATTCTCCAGCCTTGATAAGGAACATTTGGACCTGAAATTTATTATCTTTTAAATCATTTAAGAATTTTTCTCCATAAAAATTTGATATTTCTTCATTTGAAATTACAAGTATTTTTCTATTCTTTGTTATTCCAATTTTTAAAAGTTCTTCGCTGATATTATTCAGTATCCCTGCTTCAATAGTTACTTCGTATGACTTATTACCTAATGGGACTAATATTTTTCTCTTATTCACAATTGATTACCTAGTTAAAATTTATAAATATTTGGTATTAAGTACTATATATATTAGCAAAATCTAAGCTCTAGATACTTAAAAATTCAGTTGTTAAGAATTAGAAATCGTAATAAAATCATGCTATGAGTTTAAAAAGAAATATAAACGATATTAAGAAAAATTATTCCCTAGGAATAATTGGAGGCGGTCAACTGGCTTTGATGTTAACCGAGGCAGCACAAAAAAGAGATTTAGAAGTATGTGTGCAAACAAAATCTTGTGATGATCCTGCTGGTTTAAAAGCAGATCATGTCATAGAAGCTGATCCTTTAAAGATAAGAGGTAATAAATCGTTAATTAATGAGTGTGAAAAAATAATTTTTGAAAATGAATGGATAAAAATTGATAAATTAAATTTAATTGATAATAACGATATTTTTGTTCCAAGCCTTAATGCGATTAAGCCATTAGTAGATAGGTTTTCTCAAAAAAAATTAATAGATAGAATGAATATTCCCTGTCCAAAATGGATAAGTATTGAAGATTTTAAAAATCTCCCTTATGAGGAAATCAGTAATTGGAGTTTCCCTTTAATGGCAAAATCAAATAAAGGTGGATATGACGGTAAAGGGAACAGAAAAATAATGACAAAAGAAGATTTAGATTCTTTTTTAAAAGAGAATAATTCTGATGAATGGTTAATAGAAGAATGGATAGAGTATGAAAAGGAACTAGCTCTTGTTGGTTCGAGAGATAGAACCGGTAAGATAAGATTCTTTCCAATCGTTGAGACATTCCAATCAAATCATGTTTGTGATTGGGTTCTTGCACCTGCTACTACTGAATATGATTTGAACTTATTTGCAATAAATATTTTTTCCTCAATAGTCAATGAACTTAATTATGTTGGAGTTTTAGCTATTGAATTCTTCTATGGAGATAATGGTCTTTTAATTAATGAAATAGCTCCAAGAACACATAACTCAGCACATTTCTCTATTGAAGCTTGTACTTCAAGTCAGTTTGATCAATATGTTTGCATTTCTTCTGGGATAATGCCACCTGAAATTAAAATGCACTCAGAAGGGGCAATTATGATAAATCTACTGGGATTAAAAAAGAATTTCCCAATTTCAATAGAAACAAGAGTTAAAATGTTGTCTGAAATTGAGGGTTCTAATATTCATTGTTATGGTAAATCTCGAGAAATTCTGGGGAGAAAAATGGCTCACATTACATTTTTATTGAACGGTAAAACGCATTCAGAAAGATATGATCAGGCACAAGTTTTATTAACTATGGTAAGAGACATTTGGCCATCTCCAAATACATAAAAAAATAAGTTAGAGTTAAGTCACTGGATCTTTGGTTAAGTTCTTCTTTATGTGCTCTGATCTGACTTTCTTTCGACGTGAGGAGACTGTCGTGATGCGGTAGTAAACCGATCTTGTAATCGGAAACGAAAGCCCACTTTGAATCCTCTTCTGGCTTTTCCAGGTCGATGCAGCAGAGAACTGACGGGGATCCGGTAAACCTCTCAAAAGCTTGTAATATCAACGGTTTTTGAGGGGTTCTTTCTTTGCCTTGTATTGGGTGCCTTACCAGTACTGTATTTGTAATACTTTTTATACAAATGATTTGTAGCGATAGATTTATAAGGCATGCCTATTTGCTTTTTAAAGGTTCAGCTTATATAGGGCTTATTGAGAATGGATTTGTTCCAATTAAAGGTCATTTCTTGAGCTCCTTTCATGCATCCTCCTGTTGGATAGCTGATAACTTTTTTTGATATTGCACCAATACCAATAGCTAATACTCCAATACCTAATAATGCTTTTGATCTGTTACTTGTAAGAAGAGATTTCATTAGAAATTTGTATTTTTTTAATTATAGAAGCTATGTTTAAAGATCCAGAAGTCAAACCATTAATTGAGAGTGCTAGTCAGATTTATGATCCGACTGTCATATCAAGCTACTTTTAATTGACAGTCGATCTAAAATGATGAAATCTTTGATCGTCAACGTCTGCCATTAAATCATATTCTTTTGCCTTTTTTGTAATCCTCTTATATTCAATATCATTTACTAAATAAGCTAAATATTTTTCTAAAAAATTTATATTGATTTTTAGTTTCATTAATATCCTTTATTTATTAATAGCTAATAATTCTCTTTCTAACTTTTTTTGATTGATAGTCGATCTAAACTAAGGCGCAAGTAGCCTGTTTTTTTGATGAACACACTCATCAAAGATAGAAAACAAAAAAAAGCTCGCTTATATCCCTAAAAGCAAGCTCTCATGACGATTTGATTTTTAAATATTTATGCTGACAATCTACACTCAATTTCTATTATTTCTTTATCCATAAGCCTACCAATTTTTAAAACTACTGCCTTATCTAACCTTGAGAATTCTGATTGATGATTTGCAATCCAATTCGGATAAAGTTATTAATTCAGTTTTATTAACTAGTAAAAAAAGAATACCTAAATTAATTTATTTAATTAGTTGGTTTTTTCCCTTTAGCTATTATTACCAGTGACAGTAATAGATATGTAAAGAAGGAGATTAAGAAAATGTCTATATTTATTGTTTTATCTATAAATTTTTTAAATCCTGCTCTATTTTTTTTAGTTTTTGATTAATTTCTTTTTGCTCCCTCAATAAAGCTTTTTTCTTTGTTTGAAGTTCTTTGTTCAAGGGGGAATTAAAGTATTTTTGATAAGCAAGGAAAAAAACCGCAAGTGCTACCACAATTCCTAAAGCACCAATTATTAGTATGGGAGAAGATGGGAAATCGTAAAAGGGTATAGAAAGTAAAAACATTTTAAAAAATACCTGGTATGATCCAGCCAAAAAGGCCGTAGTTTACTACTAATGCGAATAAACCCATCATTGCCATTCTTCCATTGGTTCTCTCGGCATTTTGCCAATAAGTTGATTTTGAGTTTTCCATTTTTTGATTGTTCGTTAATAAGGGTGATTAAATATTTATAGTGCGTAAGCAATACTTGGTGCTATCGCAGTAGTTATTGTTTAAATGCCAAATAGTGATATGGCAGTTGGATATGTTTTTATAAGAGTCCTACTTTTCCTGCTGTAAAACCCACAGTAAGAAAGAAACCAAACTCTAAAAGGTCTTTAGCACTTGAAGGGACTGAGTTAAATAAGGATGAGATGAAAATCATTTTGATATATATCCTCTAAGCCCCTTTGGGAACATAGTTATACATCGGCGAGATTAATCCACCGCCACCATCATCGTCATCATCATCATTCCATGGCAAATCACTCAACATTAATGCACTAACAATAAATACCGTTATGACTGGCATAAAAGGAAAAAGTATAGTGTTGATCCAAGTGTGAATTCCTGCCTCAAGCATTACACCATGCCAGGAATAATTTGACCTGTTGTTAGATAAGCCCCAACAAGAGCAACAAAGCCCATCATTGCAAATCTGCCGTTAAGCTTCTCAGCTATAATCTTTTCCTTCTCAACTGTTTTTGTTTTTGTGTTTGTCATTAGAACCAACCAGGAATAATCTGACCAGTTGTTACGTATGCGCCAACAGCTGCAACGAAACCAAGCATTGCTGCCCAACCGTTAAATCTTTCTGCTTGAGGGGTCATTTTTATAAAGAGTAATTTATGTAAACTAATGTAACACCAATATTAATTAATGTAAAGAAATTGATCTATATTTCTATTTATTTCAGACATTCTACGCATATCTGTAGCATAAATGTACATTAGCTAAGTCGCTGTAGATATTGTTATCAAGCTGCTTCTGGAGCAAGTTTATAGCCTATCGCTTAACCAGTCAAAGAAATGATAAGTGTAAAGACCTTTCCTAGCAAGAAGTAAATGTTCATTATTTAATAAGCGGTGCAAGTAGTAAGAGTTTATTACTTTTTTTATTTAAACTTTTTATCGTAGAAGTCTCTTTCATTTTTGAGTAATTGTTTTGATTGCGATTCATAGCAAATATTGCTTTGATTTAAAAAATTACCCTTCAATGATTAAAGTCTTAATTACTCTTTTAACTTCATTTCTTATTTGGTTTGGCATTGTAAAAATATTTACCAAAGATAATGAAAATTCAATTAATATTCTTTCAAGTAAATTGTTTAATGATTTTTCTTTGATTTTTCGAAATATAATTGATCTTATCGATTCTCTTTTTAAAAGCTTCATTCAAATCTATGAACTTTTAGGTACATTATTAAAAAATGTAGTTGGAATATTTAAGTCATTGATGTCTGCTTTTATTCAATTTCTAAATCTCTTTAAATTAATAGGGATTACTTGTTTATCTTTTATTTCTTTATGTAAGGGACTATTCAAGGAATCGAGGAAAATTAATATCTTTAATAATTTTGAATTAACACTTAATAATACTGATTCTGCCAAAAACAATGTAATTAAATTAAATGAAAAAACAGAAGAAAATAAAAAGGAAGAAAAATTTATTCCCTCTTTTTTAGATCGACTTTCATTTATCAATAAGTAATTAGTACATTGTATTTTTACTTTCATTAATGGAAGTAGGTACAGCCATAGCAGATAGTAGTGGGATTAGTAAGCGTTTCATGAATCTGGATTTTCTCCTACTAATTCCAAACCATCTTTCCTTCATTTGTTTGCATGTATTGTTCCATCCTGGATCAGGCTGGTAATCAGGACATCTTTTATCATTAAAGGCTTTAGCATTAGTAGTTCCAAGTTCATGCAGCAGAGAACTTGCGGGGATCAGGTGTAGCCTATCAAAATGCTTGCAATAAATGGCTTTTGCTAAGTATTTTGTTGTTATGAATTTGGTGTGTAGGACCAAAGTGCAGTGCAAGATTTAAGACCATATTAGCTATTGCTAAATCAAATAAGCTATAGCTTGAGAAACAGATCTCTTCTAATAAAAAATTTAATTTAAGTAAAAAATTATACTCTAAAAAATAATTACCACTATTATCTTATTTAATAGCTTTAAAGTATTTTGGATAATATTCTTTTATTTATAACAGGTGTTTTGTCAGGAATTATTGCAGGGTTTATTCTTGGACGTTTATATACAAAAAGTAATAGAAACAATGATGGAAGTAGAGAAAGTTTACTCGAAGAAAGATTATTAAAGGCAGATAAATCTATAGAAGATTTTTCATTGGCATATGACAATCTAAGGGAAGAATTAAAAAATGTTCAAAAAGAGGCTCGAGAAAATAGCGAGAAGGCAAAAGTTAAGGAAGTTGAACTCCAGAAAACTTTTGAAGAAAAAGTCAACCTAGATAATAATTACAAAGAAATTTCTGAAAAGTTGGATTTAATAAGAATCCAAAAGGAAAAACTAAGTATAGAGAATGGAGAATTGACGGAACAATTGAAATCTCAGGAAGATGAATCTTTGCGTTTAGATAAAGAAAAAAATAAATTAGAAGAGATACAAGAAATTAATATTGAAGAGAAAGAGAGATTGCGAGTTGAGAGAGAAAATCTCAGCAATAAATTTGCTGAAATTAAGGAGCAATTGAGATCACAAGAAAGCCAAAATAAATTTTTAGAACAAGCCAAAGCAGATCTCCTTACTCAGTTTCAAGCACTTAGTGGAAAAATGCTGGATGGATCAAGAAATGCTTTGCTAAAGACGACAAAAGAAACAGTAACAGAGCCTTTTACAAAGCAAGTTGAGACACTCAGAAAACAAGTTGAAGAGCTTTCAAAAGATTCTTCAGAAAAACTTGGTGTTTTAGCTCAAACTACATCTGAGTTAAAAGAAAAAAGTGAAGATGTTAGAGGTGCTGCTCAACAATTAACAAGTGCCTTAAGATCTCCGAATGTTAAAGGTAGATGGGGAGAAGTTAACCTTAAACGGATTTTAGAATTTGTAGGATTAATCAACTACTGTGATTTTGATGAGCAACTTAATATTCAAACTGAGGGAGGCGGTAGTCTCAAACCTGATTGTGTGATTACTATTCCTGGCTCAAGAAAACTAATAGTTGATTCAAAAGCTCCAATTGAAAGCTATTTAGATGCTATACAAGCGACCGATAGTAATATTCAGGAAAAACTCTTAACTGAGCATCTTAGGAAAGTCAGAAGTCATATTGACCAACTTTCTAAAAAAGATTATGCAAATAATTTAAGTGAAATAGGACAGGTCGTTGATGGAGTAATTCTCTACATCCCAGTTGAGGGTGCATTATCTATGGCATTAGAGAGAGATCCATCTCTTCTAGAGTATGCTTTTGAAAAAAATATTATTCTTACTTTCCCTACAAGTCTCCTTGCAATATTAAAAGGCTTGTCAATGACGATTCAACAGGCGGAAATTACGAAGAATATTAATGAAATTCAGAAGAACGCTATTGAACTCTCTAAGAGATTCTCAAATTTTATTGAAAAGTTTAATTCAATAGGTTCAAATATTACTAGGTTAAATAAATCATTTAATGAGGCTGTTGGTTCTTTCGAAAGAAGACTAATGCCACAAGGTAAACGTTTTGCAGAAATGTCAGGGCAAAATGCTGAATTGAATCTTACTGAAGAAGTTGATATCCTCGTAAAGGAATTAAAAACTTCAGATCAAAATAAATAAAATTAAAAAGTTTAATCTTTAATAACTTTTTCCTTTAAGCTAATTCTTCATCCACATATAGCACATTAGCAAAGGCAGCTTGAAGTCCTGAATAATCATTTGTTTTTTAATAGATCTTTTTGTTCTAAATAATTAACAAGAGTTCTTATTTGTTCGATAGTATTTTCTTCTAATTCCTTCATTAGTCTCTTTCTATTAACTCTATCTTATATCCAACAGGATCTTCTACGAACGCTAAGACTGTTGATCTTGTCGCATTTGTTTTTTCTTCAGTCTTTCGTATTCAACGTGCAAAACACCTAAACGCCAAGCATCTTTCAATCCTTTGACACCTCCTATCAGGAGTTTTGCATCAGAAGGTGAATGTGACTTCATGTTCAAGAAATCTTTTTGCCAAGATTTGTCATTCCATTTATTAGTCATTCAACCAGCTCAAGTTTATAAACTATATCTTTGCAGTTATTAGCTTTATCCAATTCTGAACCTAACATCTTTGCAAACTCTTCTAGACTTGAAACAGTATAAAAGGAATGAGACTTGCGATCATTAATTTTTACAAATCATAATTAATTACGATTCCATCTTCTTGTTCTTCTATTCATTGCTTAACAGTCTCTTCATAAATATTGAAAAGAGCAATCAAAATTGCAAACGATTAATAACTTTTCCATAAAAAGAGAAGGTTTTCTCCCTCCAATTTTAAATCGACTATCAATAAGATATTTGTTTTTGATAAGTGCAAATAATTTGTTTGCCAAAATGCTTGACGATCTATTCCTAATGTATCTATATTAATAGTACAAATGTATTATTAGTAATGACTATAGGAGGAGCTAATGTTTGGACTAATTTTTCTTACGGTTATCGTAATGAGTCCCCAAGTGGTTGGTTGCTTAGCCCAGACCGCAGCAGATTAATTTTGTTTACAAGGAATAAAAAATCTCCAAGAAATAGTATGAGAATTTTTGCTCATACATATTATGCAAATGATCTAGGTGAGCCAATGGCAATTAAATCATCAACTCAAATGTATTTGGATAATGCTTGGGATAAATGGCATGACCTTCAATTAGAAGGTTGGACTTTTGAAGAACTTGAATTACCTGAATCAGTATGACTAACTTAAATCCAATAAAAAAGAAACTATCAAAAGTAGATAGAAAGATATCTATACAAGACTCATCAAAATTATTAGCAGAATTTTTTAATGGTGTTGTCATTGAACTTGATGAAGAATATAGATATGACTCATAAAGAATTGATAGATCAAATTTCCGCAAATTTATTTAAACAAAGTGGAAAGTTAGAAAGCAGAAGATCTTGGTTGGCAATGAGAAATTATCT is a window encoding:
- a CDS encoding high light inducible protein; the protein is MTPQAERFNGWAAMLGFVAAVGAYVTTGQIIPGWF
- a CDS encoding SAM-dependent methyltransferase, which codes for MNSLPANNPDWLVKKIIKMGGTISFYDFMNFVLNDPINGYYGSGKAVLGVRGDFVTSTSLSDDFAFLAGKQIEDWLIQFKSSFLSNQKLAVIEFGAGDGSFMSGLIKYFLENNKNFLEGVSFLIIEPNKGMVEKQKNKLEEFLNLGIDILWKGLEEVEENNINGIVLANEVLDALPVERITFSKGKLLRQAVSIDKKSHNLFFDEMPITNELDKSIELAKSELGITIPPEDALEGWTTEWHIDNSKWLKAIYGKINNGILLIIDYAKEAKKYYTSKNSDGTIVSYENQKMTNNVLDSPGNCDLTSHVCIETLIHDAETLGFNTVGITKQGEALLALGLAERLYGIQKEFKEDLSNALLRREALLRLVDPVCLGDFKWFVFKKFNEKKMNINSTCLR
- a CDS encoding M protein, which produces MFLLSIPFYDFPSSPILIIGALGIVVALAVFFLAYQKYFNSPLNKELQTKKKALLREQKEINQKLKKIEQDLKNL
- a CDS encoding high light inducible protein — protein: MTNTKTKTVEKEKIIAEKLNGRFAMMGFVALVGAYLTTGQIIPGMV
- a CDS encoding 5-(carboxyamino)imidazole ribonucleotide synthase, whose translation is MSLKRNINDIKKNYSLGIIGGGQLALMLTEAAQKRDLEVCVQTKSCDDPAGLKADHVIEADPLKIRGNKSLINECEKIIFENEWIKIDKLNLIDNNDIFVPSLNAIKPLVDRFSQKKLIDRMNIPCPKWISIEDFKNLPYEEISNWSFPLMAKSNKGGYDGKGNRKIMTKEDLDSFLKENNSDEWLIEEWIEYEKELALVGSRDRTGKIRFFPIVETFQSNHVCDWVLAPATTEYDLNLFAINIFSSIVNELNYVGVLAIEFFYGDNGLLINEIAPRTHNSAHFSIEACTSSQFDQYVCISSGIMPPEIKMHSEGAIMINLLGLKKNFPISIETRVKMLSEIEGSNIHCYGKSREILGRKMAHITFLLNGKTHSERYDQAQVLLTMVRDIWPSPNT
- the rmuC gene encoding DNA recombination protein RmuC encodes the protein MDNILLFITGVLSGIIAGFILGRLYTKSNRNNDGSRESLLEERLLKADKSIEDFSLAYDNLREELKNVQKEARENSEKAKVKEVELQKTFEEKVNLDNNYKEISEKLDLIRIQKEKLSIENGELTEQLKSQEDESLRLDKEKNKLEEIQEINIEEKERLRVERENLSNKFAEIKEQLRSQESQNKFLEQAKADLLTQFQALSGKMLDGSRNALLKTTKETVTEPFTKQVETLRKQVEELSKDSSEKLGVLAQTTSELKEKSEDVRGAAQQLTSALRSPNVKGRWGEVNLKRILEFVGLINYCDFDEQLNIQTEGGGSLKPDCVITIPGSRKLIVDSKAPIESYLDAIQATDSNIQEKLLTEHLRKVRSHIDQLSKKDYANNLSEIGQVVDGVILYIPVEGALSMALERDPSLLEYAFEKNIILTFPTSLLAILKGLSMTIQQAEITKNINEIQKNAIELSKRFSNFIEKFNSIGSNITRLNKSFNEAVGSFERRLMPQGKRFAEMSGQNAELNLTEEVDILVKELKTSDQNK
- a CDS encoding DUF1651 domain-containing protein; protein product: MTIGGANVWTNFSYGYRNESPSGWLLSPDRSRLILFTRNKKSPRNSMRIFAHTYYANDLGEPMAIKSSTQMYLDNAWDKWHDLQLEGWTFEELELPESV
- the aroB gene encoding 3-dehydroquinate synthase; the encoded protein is MNKRKILVPLGNKSYEVTIEAGILNNISEELLKIGITKNRKILVISNEEISNFYGEKFLNDLKDNKFQVQMFLIKAGESYKNLKTLSEIYDVAFEFGLDRNSIIIALGGGIVGDVSGFAAATWLRGIEYIQIPTTLLSMVDSSVGGKTGVNHPKGKNLIGAFNQPKAVFIDPETLKSLPKREFSAGMAEVIKYGVIRDKELFEYLEIEKNKNELINLKNEYLIKIINSSIKTKSYIVSQDEHENGVRAILNYGHSFGHVIENLCGYGKFLHGEAISIGMNIAGEIAIDKGLWSKEELERQKNLLKSYDLPTEIPKINKEDVLTILMGDKKVRNGKMRFILPKEIGVVDIYDDVEDALFLKFFS